The proteins below are encoded in one region of Catharus ustulatus isolate bCatUst1 chromosome 21, bCatUst1.pri.v2, whole genome shotgun sequence:
- the GPR21 gene encoding probable G-protein coupled receptor 21 codes for MNSSLVGNQSGRPFCLLAISYLETINFCLLEVVIIVFLMVLIISGNIIVIFVFHCAPLLNHHTTSYFIQTMAYADLLVGVSCLVPSLSLLHYPIVLSESLVCQIFGYVVSVLKSVSMASLACISIDRYIAITKPLTYNTLVTPWRLRICILTIWLYSCLVFLPSFHWGKPGYHGDVFQWCASSWNTDPYFTLFIVVMLYAPAAFIVCFTYFNIFRICQQHTKEINERRVRFSSQDGEAGEAQPCPDKRYAMVLFRITSVFYILWLPYIIYFLLESSNVYSNRVASFLTTWLAISNSFCNCVIYSLSNSVFQKGLKRLSGAICASCARQRVAKDSSTSRSKRSSNGCHV; via the coding sequence ATGAACTCCTCTTTGGTTGGCAACCAGAGTGGCCGGCCCTTCTGTCTCCTGGCCATTAGCTATTTGGAGACCATCAATTTTTGCCTCCTGGAAGTTGTTATTATTGTGTTCCTCATGGTGCTGATTATTTCGGGCAACATTATTGTGATATTTGTCTTTCACTGTGCACCTCTGCTGAACCACCACACCACCAGCTACTTCATCCAGACTATGGCGTATGCTGACCTCCTGGTGGGCGTGAGCTGTCTGGTGCCTTCTTTGTCTCTGCTGCACTATCCTATTGTTTTAAGTGAGTCCTTGGTTTGCCAAATCTTTGGTTATGTGGTATCAGTGCTGAAGAGCGTCTCCATGGCCTCCCTGGCCTGCATCAGCATTGACAGGTACATTGCCATCACGAAGCCCCTGACCTACAACACGCTGGTTACCCCCTGGAGGCTGCGAATCTGCATATTGACCATTTGGCTCTACTCCTGCCTGGTCTTCTTACCCTCCTTTCACTGGGGAAAGCCTGGATATCACGGGGATGTGTTCCAGTGGTGCGCCAGCTCCTGGAACACCGACCCCTATTTCACCCTCTTCATTGTGGTGATGCTCTACGCCCCGGCCGCTTTCATCGTCTGCTTCACCTACTTCAACATCTTCCGcatctgccagcagcacaccAAGGAGATCAACGAGCGCCGGGTGCGCTTCAGCTCGCAGGACGGGGAGGCCGGGGAGGCGCAGCCCTGCCCGGACAAGCGCTATGCCATGGTCCTGTTCCGCATCACCAGCGTCTTCTACATCCTGTGGCTGCCCTACATCATCTATTTCCTGCTGGAGAGCTCCAATGTCTACAGTAACCGCGTGGCGTCCTTCTTGACCACTTGGCTTGCCATTAGCAACAGTTTCTGCAACTGTGTTATTTACAGTCTCTCCAACAGTGTCTTTCAGAAGGGGCTGAAGCGTCTCTCGGGGGCCATCTGTGCCTCGTGTGCTAGACAGAGGGTAGCTAAGGACTCCTCTACCTCTAGGAGCAAAAGATCTTCCAATGGATGTCATGTCTAG